The following proteins are co-located in the Acidobacteriota bacterium genome:
- a CDS encoding ABC transporter permease, with amino-acid sequence MNKFLDAVGLALSSIWANKLRSFMMVLGNVVAVTSIIAVVSLIQGMNGYVAETIISEVGVGTFQIARVGVITNEDEEEEARRRNPDVSLVDLRAIKAMGGTIDAVMAQAGSGANVSFRNVTVENVSVRGVSADYDQFGGYEAERGRTISRIEIQRSRPLAYLGIETATKLFKGRNPIDQIIMVNGVHFRVAGVNERKGSLFGNSQDDFVVIPLGAFQKLFGSRRSFEITVKPTDPSLVPQAMEEARVALRTSRKLRPRDKDNFGIVTSDTFMALWTSFSQGAFAVLIGLVSLSLLVGGIVIMNIMLMVVSERTREIGLRKALGARRRDIVWQVLTESTTLSVVGGMVGTLLGFTVASLVAYFTPIPARIEPWSVVLGIGITAVVGLFFGLYPATRAAKLDPIEALRRE; translated from the coding sequence TTCCTCGACGCGGTCGGCCTCGCGCTGTCGTCGATCTGGGCCAACAAGCTCCGGTCGTTCATGATGGTGCTCGGCAACGTGGTGGCGGTAACGTCGATCATCGCCGTCGTGTCACTCATCCAGGGCATGAACGGGTACGTGGCCGAGACGATCATCTCCGAGGTCGGCGTCGGCACGTTCCAGATCGCGCGTGTGGGCGTCATCACCAACGAGGACGAGGAAGAAGAAGCGCGTCGCCGGAACCCCGACGTCTCGCTCGTCGACCTCCGCGCGATCAAGGCGATGGGGGGCACGATCGACGCGGTGATGGCGCAGGCCGGGAGCGGCGCGAACGTCTCGTTCAGGAACGTGACCGTCGAGAACGTGAGCGTGCGCGGCGTGTCTGCCGATTACGACCAGTTCGGCGGGTACGAGGCCGAACGCGGCCGCACGATCAGCCGCATCGAGATCCAGCGCTCGCGCCCGCTCGCCTATCTGGGCATCGAGACCGCCACGAAGCTGTTCAAGGGCCGCAATCCGATCGACCAGATCATCATGGTCAACGGTGTCCACTTCCGCGTGGCCGGCGTGAACGAACGGAAGGGCAGCCTGTTCGGCAACTCGCAGGACGACTTCGTGGTGATCCCGCTCGGCGCGTTCCAGAAGTTGTTCGGATCGCGGCGCAGCTTCGAGATCACCGTCAAGCCCACCGACCCGTCGCTGGTCCCGCAGGCGATGGAGGAAGCGCGCGTCGCCCTGCGCACCTCGCGCAAGCTGCGGCCGCGCGACAAGGACAACTTCGGCATCGTGACGTCCGACACGTTCATGGCGCTCTGGACCAGCTTCAGCCAGGGCGCGTTCGCGGTGCTGATCGGCCTCGTGTCGCTCTCGCTGCTCGTCGGCGGCATCGTGATCATGAACATCATGCTGATGGTGGTGAGCGAGCGCACGCGCGAGATCGGCCTGCGCAAGGCGCTCGGGGCGCGGCGGCGCGACATCGTCTGGCAGGTGCTCACCGAGTCGACGACGCTGTCGGTGGTGGGCGGCATGGTCGGCACGCTGCTCGGGTTCACCGTGGCGTCGCTCGTGGCGTACTTCACGCCGATTCCGGCGCGCATCGAACCCTGGTCGGTCGTGCTCGGCATCGGCATCACGGCGGTGGTGGGGCTGTTCTTCGGGCTCTACCCCGCGACGCGGGCCGCCAAG